Below is a genomic region from Candidatus Bostrichicola ureolyticus.
AGAAGCTATTCCTTCCATTACTCTAATAATTACTATTACCCATCCTGCATGGGAAACATATTGTATTACTAAAAAAAATAGAACTCCTAATGAAAGACTAGTAAAATAAAATGCGGATATGTATAAAGCTGACCAAGGTCTAAAATTTAATTCTTTATAATCTACTAAAGAATTTGTTATTGATAAATTTTGATAAAATCCTATACTAAACAGTATAAATCCTATAATTAGAAATATATAATATTTTATATATTTTAACATTATTTATTTAAATTTTTTTTTAATTCTATTACATAGATAGCTATTTTCCAACGATCTTCTGTATTTAATTGAGATGCATATGATCCCATATTATTTTTTCCATACATAATAACATGATATATACTACCTATAGTTATATCAATATACTTATAACTAGGTACACCTAGAATTTTTTCTTTTTTTACTAAAAATCCTTCTCCATTACCATCATTACCATGACATATAGCACAATGTATTATATACATTTCTTGACCTCTTTTTAAATTTACTATATTAGGATCAATAGGAGAAGTAGTAATTTTTTTTGATGCTTCATAACCTTCCTTAGTATTGGGTAACATATAAGGTAAAAATCCATTTTCATTTCTAGGGACTGTACCAGGCACAGGAATAAGTGATGTTATTCTTTTTTTAAAAACATTATTACTTTTTTTATAAGGTCTTATAGCATCAGAATATGGTTCATAAGCTGAAGAATAATACATATCAGGCATATATACAATTTTAGGATCTCTATTACATGAAATAATAAAAAATAGTAATACTATTAATAATAAATTATGTTTCATTTTACACTAATTTCTATAGCACCACTGTTTTTTAAAACAGTTATATATTCTTCAATATTTTTATTGGTACGTATTTCTATCATAAATTTATCATCAGTTGTACGTGGATCAGGATTTGTATTATTAGCACCTGGAAAAATTTTACAAAATATAAAATATGTAATACATATAAAATTAGCTGCACAAAATATAGTAATTTCAAATATTATAGGTATATAAGAAGGTAAATTAAGTAACCATAATTCAGGTTTTCCTCCAATGTTTTGAGGCCAATCATAATTCATAGTATACCATGTTATTAAACTTCCAATAATAGTGCCTATTAAACCATAAATAAATGTTAAAATTGATAAATTTTTTGTTTTAAATGATAAAATTTCATTTAATCCATGTATTGGAAAAGGAGTATAGACTTCATATATTGATATATTTTTTTTAATTAAAAAATTAATTCCTTTTAATAACATATTATCATCGTCATATAATCCATAAATAATATTATTCATTATCTGTTTGAGATTTTAAAATTGTTTTTAATTCAGATTGTGCTATTATTGGAAATGTACGTGTATATAAAAGATATAATACAAAAAATAATCCTATAGTACCAATAAATATTCCAATATCAACAAAAGAAGGTAAAAAACCAGTCCAAGAAGATGGAAGATAATCATGACTTAAATTTAAAACAATAATATCAAAACGTTCAAACCACATACCTATATTTATAAATATAGAAATAACATATGACCATAAAAAACTTCTTCTTATTTTTTTGAACCATAAAAGTTGAGGGATTAATATATTACATATAATAAGAGACCAAAAAGCCCAAAAAAATGGTCCTGTAGCTGCTCCAGGAGACAAATAAGTAAAATCTTCAAAAATACTTCCAGAATACCAAGACATAATAAATTCTGATATATAAGCTAAAGAAACAATGCCTCCCGTTACCATAATAATAATATTCATATTTTCTATATGTTTTATTGTTATATAAGATTCAAGATGTAAAACTTTACGTGCTACACCTAAAAGCGTTTGTACCATAGCAAAACCTGAAAAAATAGCTCCAGCTACAAAATAAGGAGGAAATATTGTACTATGCCATCCTTTGATAATTGAAGTTGCAAAATCAAAAGATACAATAGTATGTACAGAAAATACTAATGGTGTACATAATCCTGCGAGTATTAAAGAAATTTCTTCAAACATACACCACTGTTTAGCTGTTCCACTCCAACCAAAACTTAATATACCATATATTTTTTTTTTTATAATATTTTGTGTACGATCTCTAATCATAGCAAAATCGGGTATAAGTCCTATAAACCAAAAAATAAAAGATACTGAAAAATATGTACTTATTGCAAATACATCCCATAATAATGGAGAATTAAAATTAGGCCAAAGTGAACCTAATTGATTAGGAATTGGAAAGACCCAATATGCCTCAAAAGGTCTACCCATATGAATTAGAGGAAATAATCCAGCTTGAATAACTGCAAAAATTGTCATAGCTTCTGCTGAACGATTAATAGATAATCTCCATTTTTGACGGAATAATAATAATACTGCAGAAATTAATGTTCCAGCATGACCTATACCTATCCACCATACAAAATTAGTAATATCCCAAGCCCAATTTATTGTACGATTTAATCCCCATACACCAATTCCTGTAATAATAGTATATGTTATACATGCTAGACCTAATAAGGTAGCTAAACTGGCTATAATAAAAGCTATCCACCATAATTTACCTGATTTAGTTTCTAGAGGATATAAAATATCTTTTGTAAGATTACTGTATGTTTTTGAACCTATAATTAATTCATTTCTATGATTAGAGGACATAATTTATTTATTTCTAATTTTTACTTGATAAGTAACATTAGGTCGTGTACCTAAAAAATCTAATAATTTATATGTTCTATTATTTTTTAATTGTTTTTTTATTTCACTTTTATCATCATTAATATCTCCAAAATATATAGCACCAGTAGGACATGCTTTAGAACAAGCTGTATTAAATTCTCCATCTTTAATTATTCTATTTTCTTTTTTTGCTTTTAATATTGTTTCTTGTGTCATTTGTATACACATAGAACATTTTTCCATTACTCCTTTTGTACGGACTACTACATCTGGATTTAAAACCATCCTACCTAAATCATTATTCATATAAAAATCAAATTGTTTATTTTCTACATAATTAAACCAGTTAAAACGTCTTACTTTATATGGACAATTATTGGCACAGTAACGAGTACCTACACATCGATTATATGTCATCATATTTTGTCCTTGTTGTCCATGTGATGTAGCTGATACAGGACAAACAGTTTCACAAGGTGCATGATTACAATGTTGACACATAATTGGTTGAAAACGAACTTTAGGATTATTTTCAGGTTCTAGTAAATATTTATCTGTAGTCGAATAATATCTATCAATACGTAACCAATACATATCACGAGAATTTCTAATTTCATTTTTACCTACTACAGGTACGTTATTTTCAATATTACAAGCTATTACACAAGTTCCACAACCAATACATGCATTTAAATCTACAGAAATATTAAAATGATGACCATTTTTATTATCATTTTCTTTCCATAAAGAAATTTCGTCAATAGGTATTTTACCTTTAAAAGAATCAATTTTTTCTTCTTTATTCCATATTTCTTTAGGAAAATTTAAAAAAGTATTTAAATCAATTTCTTTTGCTATTATATCATCTCTTCCAACCATAGTATTTTGCAATTGTATACTAGCAAATTCATGAATTCCTTCAGTTTTTTCTATAATAATATTATTTTGTATCAAATTAAAATTATTGTAAATTAAATATGCATTAATTCCACTACTATGTGTTGCCACTTTACCTTTTGTATGTCCATATCCTAAAGATAGACCAACAGATCCTGAAGCTTGTCCAGGTTGAATAAATATTGGAATATTTTTTATTTTTAATCCATTAACAATAATATTAACATAATTACTATTTATTGCCCCACCATTACCAATATGCCAATTTTTTATACCTAATTTTTGAGCATCTTTTAATGAGATTGTTAAATAATTATCCCAAGATATACGTGTAATAGGATCGGGTAATTCTTGTAAAAAAGGATTATTAGCTTGTGTTATACCATCTCCTATACTAGTTTTAGTATATAATCTTAATTCAAAAGAATTATTATTATTTTCTTTATTATAATTTTTAAAATTTAACTTATTATATTTATTATGATATTTATTAGAAGTTTCATTAGTATGAATTACACCATTAAAAAGAGCTCTATTAAATGATTTTATATCTGATTTAGATAAAATATTTTGTTCCCAAAAATTTCTTAAATAATCATAATAATTGTTGATATATTTATTATTATATTTTTTATATCCTATTGATATATCAGCTGGATTATTTTTATTATCTTTAGATGGATTATAAGATTTATTATTTTTCCATATAATCAAAGAATCTTGAAATTGTCTAGTATTAAATAAAGATTGTATTGTAGGTTGTATAAGTGTATATATTCCTGTCATAGGATTAGTATCTCCCCAACTTTCTAACCAATGATGTGTAGGTGCCCAAACTTTCATCAATTTAGAAGTTTCATCTTCTTTCATAGCAAAAGAAATACTTAGATCAATTTTTTTTAAATAATTTTCTAATTTTAAAATACTTGGAAAACTGTATACAGGATTTACATTATAAAGTAATAAAGCTCCAATATTTCCTTTTTTAAGATCATTAATAAATTGATTAAATAGAATATTATCACTTTCTTTGGTTAGAATAAATTTTTTATATGATAAAGCTTTGCTTTTAATTTTTAAATTAATAATTAATGATAAAGCATAAATTTCTTGACTACCATCAGCTAATATTACAGTATTAGATCCTTTATTTTTAATTTCTAAAGCAATATCATTAGCAATTTTATTTTTTGATTTTTTACCATTAAGTATATGAAATACTTCTATTAATATTTTTTTTATTTCTGATGGTTTCATAGAAATACGTGTATCTGCATTAGCTCCAGATAAACTCATATTACTTTCAATTTGTATATGACGCATCATGTTAATCCCCGGTATTCTGTTTTTTGCATAATCTTTTTGCATATTTTGAGGACTAAAATCTCCTAAAAAATCAGCATCAAAAGATACAATTAATTTAATTTTATTTATATCATAATAAGGGATTGCACGAACACCCATAATTTCTTTAGTAGCATCTAATATATACGAATAAGAAAATGCATCGTATATAACAAGTTTAGTAGTTTTATAAACTTTTGAAAAGTCATTAATTAATTTTTTAGTTGATGGACTAGGTAATGATGAAGATAAAATTATTATTTGTTTACCATTTTTGGAATTATATTTAAGACGTTTCATTACATATTCATCTATATCATTCCATGATACTTTTTTATTATTAATATAAGGTTCTTTTAATCGTTCGTCGTCATAAAGTGAAAGTAAAGAAGCTTGTATTCTTGCTGAAGTAGTATTGAAATATTTTGACATCATATTTGATTCTATTTTAATGGGTCTACCTTCACGGGTTTTAACTAAAACACTACATAAATCAAATCCATCAAACATAGTAGAAGCATAATATGTAGGAATACCTGGAATAATTCTTTCAGGTTTTATGACATATGGAATAGAACGAATTACAGGTCCTTTACATGCACTTAAAGTAGCTGCAGCTGTTGTAAATCCCATAATTTTAAGAAAATCACGACGTGATATTTTTTGATTAAAAAAAGATTTTGAATTATCTTTTGATTGTTTATTCATTTTTTTATTTATTTAATTACATTAATAATGACATTTTCCACAATCAATACCACCTATATTGCTAACATTAGGTTTTTTATTTTGTATTTGTTTGTTAATTAATTCTTTAAAATAATTAATATTATATGTATTATTAACTATTTCTATAGTCCGATGACATGAAATGCACCATTTCATAGTAAAATCATTAGCCATAAAAATTTCATCCATTTTTTCTACTTCACCATGACAAGCTTTACAGACTATATCTACAGATTTATGTTTTTTAATAATTTCTTCTGCTATAATAACATGTTGAGAATGATCAAAATAAACAAAATCGGGCATATTATGAATACGAATCCATTGTATAGGTTCAATATTATCATAATATTCTCTAGTTTTTGGATTCCAACCTATTGCTTTATATATTTTTTGAATTTCTTTAGTATAAAATTCTTTGTTTTTATTTTTAGCAATATAATTGCCATTATATTCAGTAATTGTATTATGACAATTCATACATAAATTGACAGAAGGAATTCCTGCAACTTTTCCATATTGGGAACTAGAATGACAATATTTACAATCAATTTTATTAATTCCAGTATGAATTTTATGAGAAAAATGAATAGGTTGTATAGGTTGATAACCTTTATTAACATCAATATTCATTGAAAAATTTAATATAAAATAAAGAGATAATAGAATTATTATGCATATAGAAACATATCCAAAAAAATATGCATTTCTTTTTAAGAAAAAGAAATATGTATATATTTTTTTAATTACATTTTTTTTTGGTTCTTTTGATACATTTATTAAATAATAAATTGTCCGTATTCTTAGAAAGATAAAAAATATAATTATTATTAATATAAATAATTCGATTGTTAAAACATTATTAGTTCTTTGGGTAGAAGGAGTAGTATAAGGAGTAGAAGTAGAAGGAGTAGAAGTAGTAGTAGTAGTAGTAGAAGTAGTAGAAGTAGTAGAAGGAGTAGAAGAATTTTTTTCTATAAAAAAAATAATATCATTAATATCTTGATTAGATAGTTGTGGAAATGCACTCATTTCTATTTTATTATATTTTTCATAAATAGCTATAGCATCTTTATCACCACTTTTTATAAGAGATTTATTATCTTTAATCCATTTTTTTAACCAATTTATATTTCTCCTTTTAGTAACTCCAGCTAGAGCAGGTCCTATTAATTCTTGATTTAAAGAATGACAAGCAGTACAATGTTTTTTAAAAAGTTTTTCACCATTTTCATAATTTCCTTCTATAGGTTTTTCTATAGGTTTTTCTATAGGTTTTTCTATAGGTTTTTCTATAGGTTTTTCTATAGGTTTTTCTATAGGTTTTTCTATAGGTTTTTCTATAGGTTTTTCTATAGGTTTTTCTATAGGTTTTTCTGCATAGTAAATATTATATGATAAAAAAAATATAATAAATGTTAATAAAGAAATAAAGAAATGATATTTTTTTTTACATCCACCATCCACTATTAATTCATTTATAAATTTATTTTAATAAATTAATAATAAATATATAAAATATATAATATTAATTATATATATTTATAATATATATATTATATATTTGTAACAGTGTACAAAAATATGTACATTTTTTTATTAATTTTTTTAAAAAAAAACTTTTATGGAAGTAATAAAATCATTTATTGCTTGTTTCATGATATTATTTAGCATAATAGATATTATAGGTAATGCTCCAATTATAATGAGTTTTAAATCTTCAGGAAAGATTATAAATACTAAAAAAGTAATATGGGTTTCTTTTTGTATTTTTTTATCTTTTTTATTATTTGGAAATAATATATTAACAATTATAGGTATTGATGTTTATTCTTTTTCAGTAGCTGGATCTATTGTATTATTTTTTATTGCTGTAGAAATGATTTTAGGTATTGAATTACATAAAATTAAACAAAGTTCTCAAATATCAATAGTACCTATTGCATTTCCATTAATAGCTGGACCAGGATCTATAACAACTTTAATTTCATTACGAAATATTTTTGATATAAAAATTATAATAATTTCTTTATTATTAAATATAATAATAGTTTATTATGTATTGGAACAATCTGATTTTATAGCAAAAAAAATAGGTGACAGTGGATTAGATTTATTAAAAAGAATATTTGGAATAATTTTATTAGCATTTTCTTTAAAACTTTTTGGAGATAATATTGGTGAATTAATAAAACATAAAATATAATTAATTAATATACATTGATTAATTATATGGTGGATTATCTATGTAAATAATTAATTAATATATAATAATAAATATATAATATCTGTTATACATTGATTAATTATATTAAATGGTGGAATTTTATTATCTATGTAAATAATTATAATGTTATTATATTTATATATTAAATTTTTAATTAATGTATTATTTAATAATGATGCTTTTATTAATCTTTTAATTCTATTTCTAGAGACTGCTTTTTTTAAATTTAGTTTTGAAACAGATATTGTTATAAGTTTATTATAATTTTTTTTATTATTTATTGAGTTTATAAATTGGTATTTTATAATATATTTATATTTAAAATTTTTTATATTAAACTCTAATTTTTTTTTAATGTAACAATACATTAATTATTTAAATATTTTAATTTATTTATTTAAATATTTTAAAAAAAAAAATATAATATATATAAAATATATATAATATATATTATATAAATATTATTAATATTTATTAAAATAATATTTTATTTAAATATTTTAAAAAAAAAAATATAATATATATAAAATATATATAATATATATTATATAAATATTATTAATATTTATTAAAATAATATTTTTATATATAAAATAATTTGAAAATAAAAGTTTATAAATTTGGAGGTGCATCTGTAAAAGATGCTAAAAATATAAAAAATATAAGTAATATTTTATATTCAAATTGCAATAATAATAATTTATTTATAGTGATAATATCAGCAATTGATAAAACAACTAATGCGTTAGAACAAATAGTTAAAAAATATTTTTTAAATAAAAATATAGAAGACGATATTAACAATATCAAAAAAAAACATTTTGACAT
It encodes:
- a CDS encoding MarC family protein, whose translation is MEVIKSFIACFMILFSIIDIIGNAPIIMSFKSSGKIINTKKVIWVSFCIFLSFLLFGNNILTIIGIDVYSFSVAGSIVLFFIAVEMILGIELHKIKQSSQISIVPIAFPLIAGPGSITTLISLRNIFDIKIIIISLLLNIIIVYYVLEQSDFIAKKIGDSGLDLLKRIFGIILLAFSLKLFGDNIGELIKHKI
- a CDS encoding cytochrome c, with amino-acid sequence MKHNLLLIVLLFFIISCNRDPKIVYMPDMYYSSAYEPYSDAIRPYKKSNNVFKKRITSLIPVPGTVPRNENGFLPYMLPNTKEGYEASKKITTSPIDPNIVNLKRGQEMYIIHCAICHGNDGNGEGFLVKKEKILGVPSYKYIDITIGSIYHVIMYGKNNMGSYASQLNTEDRWKIAIYVIELKKNLNK
- a CDS encoding 4Fe-4S dicluster domain-containing protein, which codes for MNKQSKDNSKSFFNQKISRRDFLKIMGFTTAAATLSACKGPVIRSIPYVIKPERIIPGIPTYYASTMFDGFDLCSVLVKTREGRPIKIESNMMSKYFNTTSARIQASLLSLYDDERLKEPYINNKKVSWNDIDEYVMKRLKYNSKNGKQIIILSSSLPSPSTKKLINDFSKVYKTTKLVIYDAFSYSYILDATKEIMGVRAIPYYDINKIKLIVSFDADFLGDFSPQNMQKDYAKNRIPGINMMRHIQIESNMSLSGANADTRISMKPSEIKKILIEVFHILNGKKSKNKIANDIALEIKNKGSNTVILADGSQEIYALSLIINLKIKSKALSYKKFILTKESDNILFNQFINDLKKGNIGALLLYNVNPVYSFPSILKLENYLKKIDLSISFAMKEDETSKLMKVWAPTHHWLESWGDTNPMTGIYTLIQPTIQSLFNTRQFQDSLIIWKNNKSYNPSKDNKNNPADISIGYKKYNNKYINNYYDYLRNFWEQNILSKSDIKSFNRALFNGVIHTNETSNKYHNKYNKLNFKNYNKENNNNSFELRLYTKTSIGDGITQANNPFLQELPDPITRISWDNYLTISLKDAQKLGIKNWHIGNGGAINSNYVNIIVNGLKIKNIPIFIQPGQASGSVGLSLGYGHTKGKVATHSSGINAYLIYNNFNLIQNNIIIEKTEGIHEFASIQLQNTMVGRDDIIAKEIDLNTFLNFPKEIWNKEEKIDSFKGKIPIDEISLWKENDNKNGHHFNISVDLNACIGCGTCVIACNIENNVPVVGKNEIRNSRDMYWLRIDRYYSTTDKYLLEPENNPKVRFQPIMCQHCNHAPCETVCPVSATSHGQQGQNMMTYNRCVGTRYCANNCPYKVRRFNWFNYVENKQFDFYMNNDLGRMVLNPDVVVRTKGVMEKCSMCIQMTQETILKAKKENRIIKDGEFNTACSKACPTGAIYFGDINDDKSEIKKQLKNNRTYKLLDFLGTRPNVTYQVKIRNK
- the nrfD gene encoding polysulfide reductase NrfD encodes the protein MSSNHRNELIIGSKTYSNLTKDILYPLETKSGKLWWIAFIIASLATLLGLACITYTIITGIGVWGLNRTINWAWDITNFVWWIGIGHAGTLISAVLLLFRQKWRLSINRSAEAMTIFAVIQAGLFPLIHMGRPFEAYWVFPIPNQLGSLWPNFNSPLLWDVFAISTYFSVSFIFWFIGLIPDFAMIRDRTQNIIKKKIYGILSFGWSGTAKQWCMFEEISLILAGLCTPLVFSVHTIVSFDFATSIIKGWHSTIFPPYFVAGAIFSGFAMVQTLLGVARKVLHLESYITIKHIENMNIIIMVTGGIVSLAYISEFIMSWYSGSIFEDFTYLSPGAATGPFFWAFWSLIICNILIPQLLWFKKIRRSFLWSYVISIFINIGMWFERFDIIVLNLSHDYLPSSWTGFLPSFVDIGIFIGTIGLFFVLYLLYTRTFPIIAQSELKTILKSQTDNE
- a CDS encoding c-type cytochrome, yielding MDGGCKKKYHFFISLLTFIIFFLSYNIYYAEKPIEKPIEKPIEKPIEKPIEKPIEKPIEKPIEKPIEKPIEKPIEGNYENGEKLFKKHCTACHSLNQELIGPALAGVTKRRNINWLKKWIKDNKSLIKSGDKDAIAIYEKYNKIEMSAFPQLSNQDINDIIFFIEKNSSTPSTTSTTSTTTTTTSTPSTSTPYTTPSTQRTNNVLTIELFILIIIIFFIFLRIRTIYYLINVSKEPKKNVIKKIYTYFFFLKRNAYFFGYVSICIIILLSLYFILNFSMNIDVNKGYQPIQPIHFSHKIHTGINKIDCKYCHSSSQYGKVAGIPSVNLCMNCHNTITEYNGNYIAKNKNKEFYTKEIQKIYKAIGWNPKTREYYDNIEPIQWIRIHNMPDFVYFDHSQHVIIAEEIIKKHKSVDIVCKACHGEVEKMDEIFMANDFTMKWCISCHRTIEIVNNTYNINYFKELINKQIQNKKPNVSNIGGIDCGKCHY
- a CDS encoding ribonuclease P protein component; its protein translation is MYCYIKKKLEFNIKNFKYKYIIKYQFINSINNKKNYNKLITISVSKLNLKKAVSRNRIKRLIKASLLNNTLIKNLIYKYNNIIIIYIDNKIPPFNIINQCITDIIYLLLYIN
- a CDS encoding DUF3341 domain-containing protein, which encodes MNNIIYGLYDDDNMLLKGINFLIKKNISIYEVYTPFPIHGLNEILSFKTKNLSILTFIYGLIGTIIGSLITWYTMNYDWPQNIGGKPELWLLNLPSYIPIIFEITIFCAANFICITYFIFCKIFPGANNTNPDPRTTDDKFMIEIRTNKNIEEYITVLKNSGAIEISVK